One segment of Anatilimnocola aggregata DNA contains the following:
- a CDS encoding sulfatase/phosphatase domain-containing protein, with translation MSQVGLLEGGSRVPLIANWPGTTPAGVVRKELVDFSDVHPTFVAFAGAKPAADRKLDGQSFAPQLLGEKGEPREWVYVQLDDRRNVRSDRWKLTSNDEFFDMKEAPHRQIPVTTDTTDADALAARAKLHAALVRLKAEDAGDPPTKRKKGKKG, from the coding sequence AGCCAAGTTGGGTTGCTCGAAGGTGGCAGCCGTGTACCACTCATCGCCAACTGGCCCGGTACCACGCCAGCGGGAGTCGTGCGAAAGGAACTGGTGGATTTCAGCGACGTTCACCCAACATTCGTGGCGTTTGCCGGTGCAAAACCGGCCGCGGACCGCAAGCTCGATGGGCAAAGTTTTGCTCCGCAGTTGCTGGGCGAAAAGGGTGAGCCGCGCGAATGGGTGTATGTGCAACTCGACGATCGTCGCAACGTCCGCAGCGATCGTTGGAAGCTGACCAGCAACGATGAGTTTTTCGATATGAAAGAAGCTCCTCACCGGCAGATCCCCGTCACAACAGACACCACCGACGCTGACGCGCTCGCGGCACGAGCCAAGCTCCACGCCGCTCTCGTTCGGCTGAAAGCGGAAGACGCGGGCGATCCACCAACGAAAAGGAAAAAGGGTAAGAAAGGCTAA
- a CDS encoding sulfatase family protein, with translation MPGRTNYLAMFLLIAACSAPAYAAERPNIVIVMADDMGWRDTSYAGSPHAKTPHLDAMAAAGLRFDYFYPGGQMCSPGRFATMTGRTPIRTGLHHLGSIRPQEFTLPQALKTVGYKTAQFGKWHLGGNQTSPVKMGFDEATWAINYFDLGAKLQIGDTKEFVTLEGDTSVATMDLALKYIRKHAAEEEPFFTYVCFGSPHSPHQASEEFKAIYKDLPAKQQDFYGEISGLDAAVGNLRAELQKLKIADNTLVWFTSDNGGITPQSQDPAGKGKMNVGVRTVSVLEWPAKIKQPRITEVPCAHMDIYPTLLAINNIERPNQPVLDGQSLLPLFEGKLTARDKPLGFLLWNGSGNFDKVDFETEIQGVWIDGKYKLIVPPSKVAETEPKAGKKKNGKRANQPQEVQLFDIFADPAHKTNLADQHPEIVTRMRAALVAWQKSVRSSFDGNDFSKK, from the coding sequence ATGCCTGGCCGAACGAATTACTTGGCTATGTTTCTGCTCATCGCGGCCTGTTCAGCGCCTGCGTATGCTGCCGAGCGGCCCAACATCGTGATTGTGATGGCCGACGACATGGGCTGGCGCGATACCAGCTACGCGGGCAGTCCACACGCGAAAACGCCTCACCTGGATGCGATGGCCGCAGCGGGACTACGGTTCGACTACTTCTATCCCGGCGGCCAGATGTGTTCGCCGGGTCGCTTCGCCACGATGACCGGCCGCACCCCAATTCGCACTGGTTTGCATCATTTGGGCTCGATCCGCCCTCAGGAGTTCACACTGCCTCAAGCGCTGAAGACGGTCGGCTACAAAACCGCGCAATTCGGCAAATGGCATTTGGGAGGAAACCAAACCAGCCCGGTGAAGATGGGGTTTGATGAAGCGACTTGGGCAATCAACTACTTCGATCTCGGCGCGAAACTGCAGATCGGCGATACGAAGGAATTCGTCACGCTCGAAGGCGACACGTCCGTCGCCACGATGGACCTAGCACTGAAGTACATTCGGAAACACGCTGCAGAGGAGGAACCATTTTTCACTTACGTCTGTTTTGGTTCGCCGCACAGCCCGCACCAAGCCAGCGAAGAATTCAAGGCGATCTACAAAGATCTACCCGCCAAGCAACAGGATTTCTATGGCGAGATTTCCGGGCTCGATGCGGCCGTTGGCAACTTGCGGGCGGAACTGCAGAAACTGAAGATCGCCGACAACACCCTCGTTTGGTTCACGAGCGACAACGGCGGCATTACTCCTCAGTCGCAAGACCCTGCAGGCAAGGGAAAGATGAACGTCGGTGTGCGGACGGTTTCGGTCCTCGAATGGCCGGCGAAGATCAAGCAGCCCCGCATCACCGAAGTGCCCTGCGCCCATATGGACATCTATCCCACGCTCCTGGCGATCAACAACATCGAACGGCCGAATCAGCCGGTGCTGGATGGCCAAAGCCTGCTGCCATTGTTCGAGGGCAAATTGACCGCCCGCGACAAGCCGCTGGGCTTCTTACTTTGGAACGGTTCCGGGAATTTCGACAAGGTCGATTTTGAAACCGAAATTCAAGGAGTCTGGATCGACGGTAAGTACAAACTGATCGTGCCGCCGAGCAAAGTTGCTGAGACGGAACCTAAGGCGGGCAAGAAGAAAAATGGCAAGCGGGCGAATCAACCACAGGAAGTGCAACTGTTCGATATTTTCGCTGATCCTGCGCACAAGACGAACCTCGCCGACCAACATCCCGAAATCGTCACGCGCATGCGCGCTGCGCTCGTCGCCTGGCAGAAATCGGTGCGGTCGAGTTTTGATGGAAACGATTTCTCGAAGAAGTGA
- a CDS encoding sulfatase family protein, whose translation MRQNLCLIFVALIAIGSGGASAETKRPNILLLLSDDHSYPYLSTYGSPNVKTPVLDQLAAEGMKFHRFFTGAPQCVPSRATLMTGRSAVAARMTRFSSPLPRDEVTLPELLREKGGYFTGVCGRNFHLDGSARTGAAVAQVFETHNLKTFKDRVDYLNTCSDADVAAKVTEFLDQKPADKPFFLWANFSDPHHVWNAPARFRPDTATLVLPTHWPDLPGLREQLADYFAEINRLDETVAGVLDVLKTRGQMDNTIIVFCGDNGAALPHGKGSLYDPGSNVPFFVRWPGAVKAGGESRALISAEDLAPTLLAAAGLDPGIKMSGRSFLPLLKSERYEPRKHVFIERGPHGSAPVAVNMTNAGYDLGRAVRSDRYKFIYNCTPWLPYSPVDSAGGSGWKEMQAANTAGKLPAGLRATYFTVPRPVYELYDLQADPSELQNLSGKPEVAAIERELREALAEKMILDFDYLPLPALFDGDDQPAKKGTRQRSGK comes from the coding sequence ATGCGCCAGAACCTTTGTTTGATCTTTGTGGCCCTGATCGCGATTGGCAGCGGCGGTGCATCTGCTGAGACGAAGCGTCCCAACATCCTGCTGTTGCTGAGCGACGATCACAGCTATCCCTACTTGAGTACCTATGGCAGTCCGAATGTCAAAACGCCAGTGCTCGATCAACTGGCTGCGGAGGGGATGAAGTTCCATCGGTTTTTTACCGGCGCGCCGCAATGCGTTCCGTCGCGCGCGACCCTGATGACGGGTCGATCGGCAGTCGCCGCCCGCATGACACGGTTCTCGTCACCTTTACCTCGCGACGAAGTCACGCTGCCCGAGTTGCTGCGCGAGAAGGGTGGTTATTTTACGGGTGTCTGCGGCCGGAATTTTCATCTGGATGGTTCGGCGCGAACGGGCGCTGCAGTGGCGCAGGTTTTTGAAACGCATAACCTGAAGACATTCAAAGACCGGGTTGATTATCTGAACACGTGCAGCGATGCGGACGTGGCCGCCAAAGTCACCGAGTTTCTGGATCAGAAACCGGCGGACAAGCCGTTTTTCCTCTGGGCGAATTTCAGCGACCCACATCACGTTTGGAATGCCCCAGCCAGGTTCCGTCCCGATACGGCCACACTCGTACTGCCTACCCATTGGCCTGATTTGCCGGGACTTCGTGAGCAGCTGGCGGATTATTTCGCTGAGATCAACCGCTTGGACGAGACAGTCGCGGGAGTGCTCGACGTGCTGAAAACGCGTGGGCAGATGGACAACACGATCATTGTTTTCTGCGGCGACAATGGCGCCGCTCTGCCGCATGGCAAGGGCTCGCTGTATGACCCGGGCTCCAACGTCCCATTTTTCGTGCGCTGGCCTGGCGCGGTGAAAGCGGGCGGTGAATCTCGCGCTCTGATCAGTGCCGAAGACCTCGCCCCCACCTTGCTCGCCGCGGCGGGACTGGACCCCGGAATCAAAATGAGCGGCCGCAGTTTCTTGCCGCTGCTCAAAAGTGAAAGGTACGAACCGCGCAAGCATGTGTTCATCGAACGGGGCCCGCACGGCTCGGCTCCGGTAGCTGTCAACATGACAAATGCCGGTTATGACCTGGGCCGCGCGGTGCGCAGCGATCGTTACAAGTTCATCTACAACTGCACGCCGTGGCTTCCCTATTCGCCGGTCGACTCCGCCGGCGGCTCGGGTTGGAAGGAGATGCAAGCGGCCAACACCGCCGGGAAGTTGCCCGCTGGTTTACGAGCGACCTATTTCACTGTCCCTCGACCAGTCTACGAACTGTACGATTTGCAGGCCGATCCATCCGAGTTGCAAAACCTCAGCGGCAAACCGGAAGTCGCTGCCATCGAGCGAGAACTGCGAGAAGCGCTCGCGGAGAAAATGATTCTCGATTTCGATTACCTGCCACTCCCAGCCTTATTCGATGGCGACGACCAGCCTGCCAAGAAGGGCACGCGGCAACGCTCAGGGAAATAG
- a CDS encoding SUMF1/EgtB/PvdO family nonheme iron enzyme produces the protein MLGNVWEWCDDRQIDERTGESRDPVMRGGSWRSETTRGRLRMG, from the coding sequence ATGCTCGGCAACGTCTGGGAGTGGTGCGATGATCGGCAAATTGACGAGCGGACCGGAGAATCACGGGATCCAGTGATGCGCGGCGGATCTTGGCGCAGTGAAACTACACGAGGCCGGCTTCGTATGGGGTGA
- a CDS encoding alpha/beta fold hydrolase produces MEHLQLQLGEVSLHVVAAGQGPAVIMLHGFPEFWYSWRLQIPALAAAGLRAIAPDMRGYNLSDKPYGLSEYALDKLVADVANLIEQQARGRAFVVGHDWGGVVAWRLAALRPDLVRKLAVLNAPHPAAYRRVLGNNPLQWLRSSYILLFQIPWLAEWIIRAGDFWLIERAFKRQASPAAFSAADIERYKAALRQPEALTSALNYYRAAFWHSRPLFGPPQIISVPTLLIWGERDLYLSNQLTRGLNRWVSDLRIARLPTASHWVQNDSPEAVNNLLIDFFAEAILNQATDQQVTR; encoded by the coding sequence ATGGAACATTTGCAGCTACAACTCGGCGAAGTGTCGCTGCACGTCGTAGCCGCTGGCCAAGGTCCGGCAGTAATTATGCTGCACGGCTTTCCCGAGTTTTGGTACTCCTGGCGTTTGCAGATTCCGGCGCTCGCCGCAGCGGGGTTACGAGCCATCGCGCCAGACATGCGCGGATACAACCTGTCCGACAAACCCTACGGGCTCAGTGAGTATGCGCTCGACAAATTAGTCGCCGATGTTGCCAATCTGATCGAGCAGCAGGCAAGAGGCCGCGCGTTCGTCGTCGGCCATGATTGGGGCGGCGTGGTGGCCTGGCGGTTGGCCGCTCTTCGTCCGGATTTGGTCCGCAAGCTGGCCGTGCTCAATGCACCCCATCCGGCCGCGTATCGAAGAGTCTTAGGCAACAATCCCCTGCAGTGGCTCCGATCTTCGTATATCCTGCTTTTTCAGATTCCGTGGCTCGCCGAATGGATTATTCGAGCCGGCGACTTCTGGCTGATTGAGCGAGCCTTCAAACGGCAAGCCAGCCCAGCCGCGTTTTCGGCTGCTGACATCGAGCGTTACAAAGCAGCCCTTCGACAACCGGAGGCCCTCACATCCGCGCTCAATTACTATCGCGCGGCATTCTGGCATTCCCGGCCTCTCTTTGGACCACCGCAGATAATTAGCGTGCCAACTCTTTTGATCTGGGGTGAGCGCGACTTGTATCTCAGCAATCAGCTGACCCGCGGCCTCAATCGCTGGGTTTCAGATCTGCGCATCGCGCGCCTTCCCACCGCCAGTCATTGGGTCCAAAATGACTCACCAGAAGCCGTGAACAATCTCTTGATCGACTTCTTTGCTGAAGCCATTCTGAATCAAGCAACTGACCAACAGGTGACACGATGA
- a CDS encoding integrase core domain-containing protein — MPAMIFHPLLALIASATDRELAKYIQYLKEENKILRARIPGQIHTRQDERQRLIKFGKMLGKAIEELITIVTPSTFYRWLHQEEKKDDKKNLKGGQRKPREVRELVLEIARTTGFGYTRIIGELRKLGIKKISRQTIRNILKEEGIEPGPDRTSDTWNNFLERHGATLWGCDFFSVKSVTARGIETLFVLVFLCIKSREVIFSKSTTNPNSAWVVEQTETFLDQTVNRDEKPSIVLHDLDTKFTKEFTAKLKEKGVRTNPLPKTSPNLNGRCERFIGTIKWECLRKFIIFGRRHLDFLVSEFCEYYNKFRSHSERDNLPPIREVPPEVETLTMEQLEVKSYVGGLVKSFERKAA, encoded by the coding sequence ATGCCCGCCATGATTTTCCACCCCTTGCTCGCTTTGATTGCCTCGGCCACGGATCGGGAATTGGCGAAGTACATCCAGTATCTCAAGGAAGAAAACAAGATTCTGCGGGCACGTATCCCTGGGCAAATCCACACTCGACAAGACGAGCGGCAAAGGCTGATAAAGTTCGGCAAAATGCTCGGCAAAGCCATCGAGGAGTTGATCACCATCGTGACCCCTTCCACCTTCTATCGCTGGCTCCACCAGGAAGAGAAGAAGGACGACAAAAAGAATCTCAAGGGTGGGCAACGCAAGCCGAGAGAAGTGCGGGAGCTAGTGTTAGAGATCGCCCGCACCACGGGCTTTGGCTACACCCGCATCATCGGTGAGTTGAGAAAACTGGGTATCAAGAAGATCAGCCGCCAGACGATTCGCAACATCTTGAAGGAAGAAGGGATCGAGCCGGGGCCTGACCGCACTTCGGACACCTGGAACAATTTCCTCGAACGCCACGGTGCAACTCTGTGGGGCTGCGACTTCTTTTCGGTGAAATCCGTCACGGCCCGTGGCATCGAAACGCTGTTTGTGCTGGTGTTTCTCTGCATCAAGTCACGGGAAGTGATCTTCTCGAAGTCCACCACGAACCCCAACTCTGCATGGGTCGTTGAACAGACGGAGACCTTCCTCGATCAAACCGTCAATCGTGACGAGAAGCCGTCGATTGTGCTGCACGATCTGGATACGAAATTCACCAAGGAGTTCACGGCCAAGCTCAAGGAAAAGGGAGTACGAACCAACCCTTTGCCAAAAACCAGCCCGAATCTGAACGGCAGATGTGAGCGATTCATTGGGACAATCAAATGGGAATGCCTCCGTAAGTTCATCATTTTCGGCAGACGGCATTTGGATTTTCTGGTGAGCGAGTTCTGCGAATACTACAACAAGTTCCGCTCCCACTCGGAACGAGACAACCTGCCGCCAATTCGGGAAGTGCCACCAGAAGTTGAGACGCTAACGATGGAACAACTGGAAGTGAAATCGTATGTGGGCGGATTGGTGAAGTCGTTTGAACGGAAGGCAGCGTGA
- a CDS encoding cytochrome c peroxidase has translation MLAVLLTLLASCPLFAQDKSVNPGINKAFDAPNVPEFVERFEIEGRDVFDHRKEVVAALGIKEGMAVADVGAGTGLFTRMFSPLVGAKGKVYAVDISDEFVSYVEKIARQQKLENIVGVVCKPDSVELPPNSVDLVFICDTYHHFEFPHKTMRSIHKALKPNGQVVLVDFHRIPGKSSEWAIGHVRAGQEVFTKEIVDAGFKQIEEKKDMLKESYFVRFEKQDGKAKDDEPLVPLPKAAPAPLDNPTTPEKVSLGKQLFFDHRLSGDNTISCATCHLFDKAFGDGVALGQGVGGKKLSRNTQTCLNCGFFDNFFWDGRAATLEEQALGPILSPDEMNQGLNQLEEELNAIPAYVRQFKSIFGTKPHRDGIAKALAAYQRTLVTEPSPYDRYLKGDKQALSSDAIRGLELFQGEAGCTQCHHGPLLSDSKFYRLGTSYRDEGRGKITGKKEDRYRFRTPTLRNVSETAPYMHDGTLKTLNDVVEFYYRGIPKTGPDGLLPDTAALSGQSFSEIPLLVAFLNSLTGKSPIETPPVLPALLKGEPETSISPAVSDSNGFLIHRIESPYQAEQTSVRVLLPDRLEQGRKLRVVYVLPVEAGNGNHYGDGLLEVKKHDLHNKLQTIFVAPTFSRVPWYADHPTDLKIRQETYFINVVLPLIEQTYPAQKSVDGRLLIGFSKSGWGAWSLLLRHPNLFGRAAAWDAPMMMADLGKYATKVIFGNQEAFEPYRISDLVAKKASAMGEGKRLLLTGYGSFRQDHQRVHALLDELKIPHEYRDGPQRKHDWHSGWVTELVELLVSTNGGKN, from the coding sequence ATGCTCGCCGTGCTTCTGACTCTGTTGGCGTCATGCCCATTGTTCGCTCAAGACAAGAGCGTTAATCCCGGCATCAACAAAGCCTTCGATGCCCCCAACGTCCCTGAGTTCGTCGAACGATTTGAGATCGAGGGCCGGGATGTCTTCGACCACCGCAAGGAAGTCGTTGCTGCCTTGGGCATCAAAGAGGGGATGGCCGTGGCCGATGTCGGGGCCGGGACTGGTCTCTTCACCCGCATGTTTTCTCCGTTGGTTGGGGCCAAGGGGAAGGTCTATGCCGTGGACATCTCGGACGAGTTCGTTTCCTACGTTGAGAAGATTGCTCGTCAGCAAAAGTTGGAGAACATCGTCGGCGTCGTGTGCAAGCCGGACTCCGTTGAACTTCCGCCAAACTCGGTCGATCTCGTATTCATCTGCGACACGTACCATCACTTCGAGTTCCCGCACAAAACGATGCGCTCGATCCACAAGGCGCTCAAGCCCAATGGGCAGGTCGTACTAGTCGACTTTCATCGCATTCCTGGCAAGAGCAGCGAATGGGCCATCGGCCATGTGCGTGCGGGACAAGAAGTGTTCACCAAGGAGATCGTCGATGCCGGGTTTAAGCAGATCGAAGAGAAAAAAGACATGCTCAAGGAGTCGTACTTCGTGAGGTTTGAGAAGCAGGATGGCAAAGCCAAAGACGACGAACCACTGGTTCCCTTGCCCAAGGCGGCACCTGCGCCGCTTGACAATCCCACGACACCAGAGAAGGTTTCCTTGGGGAAGCAACTATTCTTCGACCATCGACTTTCGGGCGACAACACCATCAGTTGTGCGACCTGTCACTTGTTCGATAAAGCCTTCGGCGATGGGGTTGCCCTGGGGCAAGGAGTAGGCGGTAAGAAGTTATCCCGAAACACGCAGACCTGTTTGAACTGCGGCTTCTTTGACAACTTTTTCTGGGACGGTCGGGCAGCAACCCTCGAAGAACAGGCGCTTGGCCCCATTCTGTCGCCTGACGAAATGAATCAGGGCTTGAATCAGCTTGAAGAGGAACTGAATGCGATTCCGGCCTACGTCCGTCAATTCAAGAGTATTTTCGGCACGAAGCCTCATCGAGACGGAATCGCCAAAGCCCTTGCAGCGTATCAGCGAACGCTAGTCACTGAGCCATCGCCCTATGATCGTTACTTGAAAGGCGACAAACAGGCTTTGTCGTCTGACGCCATCCGTGGACTGGAGTTGTTCCAGGGCGAAGCAGGCTGCACCCAATGTCATCATGGCCCGCTGCTGAGTGATAGTAAGTTTTATCGCCTGGGAACGTCCTATCGGGATGAAGGTCGAGGCAAGATCACGGGCAAGAAAGAAGATCGCTATCGCTTCCGCACTCCGACGCTGAGAAACGTATCTGAAACAGCACCGTACATGCACGATGGCACGCTCAAGACGCTGAACGATGTTGTGGAGTTCTATTATCGGGGCATCCCCAAAACTGGCCCCGATGGTTTGCTTCCCGATACCGCCGCCCTCTCCGGGCAAAGTTTTTCGGAAATTCCCCTGCTGGTTGCTTTTCTCAATTCACTTACGGGTAAGTCGCCTATTGAGACACCACCAGTGTTGCCAGCGCTTCTCAAGGGCGAGCCTGAGACTTCAATCTCGCCCGCTGTAAGCGACAGCAATGGATTCTTGATTCATCGGATTGAATCGCCCTACCAAGCAGAGCAAACGAGCGTCAGGGTGCTGCTTCCAGATCGCCTCGAACAAGGTCGAAAATTGCGGGTTGTCTACGTGTTGCCGGTCGAAGCAGGCAACGGCAACCACTACGGCGATGGGCTGTTGGAGGTTAAGAAGCACGACCTGCACAACAAACTTCAGACGATCTTTGTCGCACCGACATTTTCCCGTGTCCCTTGGTACGCCGATCATCCAACCGATCTGAAGATTCGTCAGGAGACCTACTTTATCAACGTCGTGCTGCCGCTTATTGAGCAAACGTATCCGGCTCAAAAGTCTGTGGATGGGCGACTGTTAATTGGATTCAGCAAATCAGGCTGGGGAGCATGGAGCCTGCTGTTGCGGCACCCCAATCTCTTCGGTCGGGCCGCTGCCTGGGATGCCCCCATGATGATGGCCGATCTTGGGAAGTACGCCACGAAAGTGATTTTTGGCAATCAGGAGGCATTTGAGCCGTACCGTATTTCCGACCTTGTAGCGAAGAAAGCAAGCGCAATGGGAGAGGGTAAAAGGCTGTTGCTCACTGGATACGGCAGTTTTCGACAGGACCATCAGCGAGTTCATGCCTTGTTGGATGAGTTGAAAATCCCGCACGAGTATCGTGATGGCCCGCAACGCAAGCACGACTGGCATAGCGGGTGGGTTACGGAACTCGTCGAGTTATTGGTTAGCACGAACGGAGGCAAGAATTGA
- a CDS encoding TspO/MBR family protein: MNWLDWYNSLAKPSWTPAPATIGLIWQILYPVIIVTFGFVFVQAARRKVPWLVALPFAINLVANLIFTPIQFGMRNLSLASVDILVVWVTIIWMMVAIWRHYRWVAVAQVPYFVWVSLATVLQLSITAMNWGK, translated from the coding sequence TTGAACTGGCTCGACTGGTACAACTCTCTCGCCAAGCCCTCGTGGACGCCCGCCCCGGCCACCATCGGCCTGATCTGGCAGATTCTCTACCCCGTTATCATCGTCACTTTCGGATTCGTGTTCGTGCAGGCGGCTCGGCGTAAAGTGCCGTGGCTCGTGGCGCTGCCGTTCGCCATCAACCTCGTCGCCAACTTGATCTTCACCCCGATCCAGTTCGGGATGCGGAATCTGTCGCTGGCTTCGGTGGACATCCTGGTCGTGTGGGTCACAATCATCTGGATGATGGTTGCCATCTGGCGGCACTACCGCTGGGTTGCCGTGGCCCAGGTCCCCTATTTCGTGTGGGTGTCACTGGCGACCGTGCTGCAACTGTCGATCACTGCGATGAATTGGGGGAAATGA
- a CDS encoding helix-turn-helix domain-containing protein, translating into MSKRNIGNLYDPRQGDQAIRMEGLRLPCKPTEPPRTNYFSIYFIESGSGSFWADASKFYFHPNSLLFFVPYQHIRFAPTRSVHGELIQFHANFLCVETFHAEVGCSGILFNDPYGDPVVTLDEHARSEVLGLVERIRNEQGREELAFGEVMLAYLKVLLILATRLKTPQAAACGPGLADLRHPVLAQLRDLIEANYQTLHSPADYAKRLHVTPKTLGRIVRDHLGTTPSDLIRNRILIHAKWQLLHTLKSVKEISREVGFSDELYFSRLFKKATGYSPTFFRDFETEIRGGSNLSMLSSHAPILRSGGASDS; encoded by the coding sequence ATGAGCAAACGCAATATCGGCAACTTGTACGATCCTCGTCAGGGCGATCAGGCGATCCGTATGGAAGGCCTGCGGCTCCCCTGCAAACCGACCGAGCCGCCACGCACGAACTACTTCTCGATTTACTTCATCGAATCTGGTTCCGGCTCGTTCTGGGCCGATGCTTCTAAGTTTTACTTCCATCCCAACTCACTGCTATTCTTTGTTCCCTACCAGCACATCCGATTCGCACCGACTCGTTCAGTTCACGGAGAACTCATCCAGTTTCATGCGAACTTTCTCTGCGTGGAGACGTTTCACGCCGAGGTTGGCTGTAGCGGCATTCTGTTTAACGATCCCTACGGCGATCCCGTCGTCACCCTGGACGAACATGCGAGGTCGGAAGTCTTGGGTCTGGTCGAACGCATTCGGAACGAACAAGGCAGGGAAGAGCTTGCCTTTGGCGAGGTCATGCTCGCCTATCTGAAAGTGCTGCTGATCCTCGCCACTCGTCTTAAGACGCCGCAGGCGGCAGCCTGTGGACCAGGGCTGGCAGACTTGCGACATCCCGTTCTCGCTCAGCTTCGTGACCTTATCGAAGCGAACTACCAAACCCTGCATTCACCCGCCGACTACGCCAAGCGACTGCACGTCACCCCCAAGACTCTCGGCAGGATTGTGCGGGATCATCTTGGGACCACGCCTAGTGATCTGATTCGTAATCGCATTCTCATTCACGCCAAATGGCAACTGCTCCACACGTTGAAGTCCGTGAAAGAGATTTCACGAGAGGTTGGCTTTTCCGACGAACTCTATTTCAGTCGCTTGTTCAAGAAGGCCACCGGCTACTCTCCGACCTTCTTCCGTGACTTCGAGACGGAAATTCGAGGCGGGAGCAATCTGTCCATGCTTTCGTCCCATGCGCCCATTCTGCGTTCTGGTGGGGCATCCGATAGTTGA
- a CDS encoding DUF417 family protein has protein sequence MSVLKLFELASRMDKVGITLTRVGLIVVLLWIGGLKAFRYEADGIVPFVANSPTMSFFYADPSNYKAHKNPEGALVPENRSWHESNRTYEFAYGLGTMIVLYGLLLCLHPWLPQAAAVGSFLVFVMSFVTLSFLITTPECWVPPLGDAQHGFPYLSGAGRLVIKDAIMMGAALVTMADSARAYLLQRAASDSQTFDVREEQLLSTSM, from the coding sequence ATGAGCGTGCTGAAACTGTTTGAACTGGCGTCTCGAATGGACAAAGTGGGCATAACTCTGACCAGAGTTGGACTCATCGTCGTGTTGCTTTGGATCGGAGGTCTGAAGGCGTTTCGGTACGAAGCGGACGGCATCGTGCCGTTCGTCGCCAACAGTCCGACTATGAGCTTTTTCTATGCCGATCCTAGCAACTACAAAGCCCACAAGAACCCCGAAGGGGCACTCGTGCCAGAGAACCGCTCCTGGCACGAGTCGAACAGAACTTACGAGTTTGCCTACGGGCTGGGGACCATGATCGTCCTGTACGGACTGCTGCTCTGCCTGCATCCGTGGCTTCCCCAGGCGGCGGCAGTCGGCAGCTTCCTGGTCTTCGTGATGTCGTTCGTCACGCTGTCGTTTCTCATCACGACGCCCGAATGTTGGGTTCCACCTCTTGGCGATGCGCAGCACGGATTTCCGTATCTGAGCGGGGCCGGAAGGCTCGTCATCAAGGACGCCATTATGATGGGTGCAGCCTTGGTGACGATGGCTGATTCAGCCAGGGCGTACCTGCTACAACGAGCGGCGTCCGACTCGCAGACATTCGATGTGAGGGAGGAGCAGCTACTCTCAACCAGCATGTGA
- a CDS encoding TspO/MBR family protein: protein MIVAVWPHFRWVALAQVPYLIWVATATVLQLSITAMNWGIEQDASRPVMSST from the coding sequence ATGATCGTTGCCGTCTGGCCGCACTTCCGCTGGGTGGCGCTGGCACAAGTACCGTATCTGATCTGGGTGGCGACGGCGACCGTGTTGCAACTGTCGATCACGGCGATGAATTGGGGCATTGAACAAGATGCGTCTCGGCCTGTGATGTCCTCGACTTGA
- a CDS encoding response regulator: MIDTNILLVDDDTDTCDSMSDVFLDLGYTVDTAHDGASAVELSGGHHYLLAFLDYNMPGMDGLELCRRLKIMQPNIVVALITGFTSITTTGEAAEAGIRCSFLKPVDFSLLIPLVEKIVGNFVSRRSSEGANTC; the protein is encoded by the coding sequence GTGATAGACACAAACATCTTGTTGGTTGACGACGACACGGACACCTGCGATTCGATGTCGGACGTGTTCTTAGACCTCGGCTACACGGTGGATACGGCCCACGACGGTGCAAGTGCCGTGGAATTATCCGGGGGCCACCACTACCTCTTGGCTTTTCTCGATTACAACATGCCCGGCATGGACGGCCTGGAACTCTGCCGACGCTTGAAGATCATGCAGCCGAACATCGTGGTTGCACTCATAACTGGCTTCACTTCCATCACCACAACGGGTGAAGCAGCCGAGGCGGGAATTAGGTGTTCCTTTCTGAAGCCGGTGGATTTCTCACTGCTGATACCGCTTGTGGAAAAGATTGTCGGAAACTTTGTTTCTCGGCGTTCGAGCGAAGGTGCGAATACCTGTTAA